A window of the Kiritimatiellia bacterium genome harbors these coding sequences:
- a CDS encoding ACT domain-containing protein — protein MKKVLIPTKLNAIVREILEATGRYSVVMEETSDLASLARRHPDAYALIVRSEKVNKEIIDLLPALRVIIRAGSGYDNIDTVYARKRNIDVMTTPGANANAVAEEVIAMMLADARHLIKADASCRAGQWEKKAFMGREISGKTVGIVGLGAIGQLVARRLSGFECQLIGYDPVISKDRAEEIGVELVDLPTLFERSDYVTLHVPENNETRGMVNASLLERMKPGATLINCARAGIINEADLRRIKAEKQLRFLNDVYPKDEPGPKSVADIADIMLPHLGASTHEANTKAAVLAAQELIEFDEKGMSPYIVNRDIPPGLDRAYVELAHTLAKLARAFLGPETQLKLIETSFYGTLKPYARWLLTPIVAALDESFDRSMGADAAAKYLSNMGVDYNDRETDSRKGFENSITLDLTGGSTHGAMRTVSIRGTVAENTLMVSRINDFHNLYFVPHGHTVVFTYRDRPGVLGRIGMELAEAGINIDDVRNPHDLKGEESIAILKVNQPVPASVVRKIADDIHANIAFAIEL, from the coding sequence ATGAAAAAGGTTCTCATCCCCACCAAATTGAACGCCATCGTCAGGGAGATTTTGGAGGCCACCGGCCGCTACAGCGTCGTGATGGAGGAAACCTCCGATCTGGCCTCGCTGGCCCGCCGCCACCCGGACGCCTACGCCCTGATCGTGCGCAGCGAAAAGGTGAACAAAGAGATCATCGACCTGCTGCCTGCCCTTCGCGTCATCATTCGCGCCGGATCCGGCTACGACAACATCGATACCGTTTATGCGCGCAAGAGAAACATCGATGTGATGACCACGCCGGGCGCAAATGCGAATGCAGTCGCAGAAGAAGTCATTGCGATGATGCTTGCCGATGCGCGGCACTTGATCAAAGCGGACGCCTCCTGCCGAGCCGGGCAGTGGGAGAAGAAGGCGTTCATGGGTCGGGAAATCAGCGGCAAAACCGTTGGCATCGTGGGCCTGGGCGCCATCGGACAGCTCGTGGCGCGGCGGCTTTCCGGGTTTGAATGCCAGTTGATCGGCTACGACCCGGTCATCTCGAAGGATCGCGCCGAAGAGATTGGCGTGGAGCTTGTGGATTTGCCCACGCTGTTCGAGCGCTCCGACTACGTCACGCTGCATGTGCCGGAAAACAACGAAACTCGCGGCATGGTCAACGCCTCGTTGCTCGAGCGTATGAAACCCGGGGCGACTCTGATCAATTGCGCCCGGGCCGGCATCATCAATGAAGCTGATCTGCGCCGCATCAAGGCGGAGAAACAGTTGCGGTTCCTAAACGACGTGTATCCCAAGGATGAGCCGGGTCCCAAATCGGTGGCGGACATCGCGGACATCATGTTGCCGCACCTCGGCGCCAGTACCCACGAGGCGAACACCAAGGCGGCCGTCCTCGCCGCGCAGGAGTTGATTGAATTCGATGAAAAGGGGATGTCGCCGTACATCGTGAACCGCGATATACCTCCGGGATTGGACCGCGCGTATGTCGAACTCGCTCACACGCTCGCCAAACTCGCCCGCGCCTTTCTCGGGCCGGAGACCCAGCTCAAACTCATCGAGACGAGTTTCTACGGCACCCTCAAACCCTATGCCCGATGGCTACTCACGCCGATCGTCGCCGCCTTGGATGAGTCGTTTGACCGCTCGATGGGCGCAGACGCCGCGGCGAAGTATCTGTCCAACATGGGCGTCGACTACAACGATCGCGAGACGGATTCTCGGAAAGGGTTCGAAAACTCAATCACCTTGGACTTGACCGGTGGCTCTACTCATGGGGCCATGCGAACCGTCAGCATCCGGGGAACTGTGGCGGAAAACACGCTGATGGTTTCGCGCATCAATGACTTCCACAATCTGTACTTCGTCCCTCACGGCCATACGGTCGTTTTTACCTACCGCGATCGGCCGGGTGTTCTTGGGCGGATCGGGATGGAGCTCGCCGAGGCGGGCATCAATATCGATGATGTACGGAATCCGCACGACTTGAAGGGTGAAGAGTCGATCGCCATCCTTAAAGTCAACCAGCCAGTGCCGGCGTCGGTGGTCCGCAAAATTGCGGATGACATTCACGCCAACATCGCCTTCGCCATCGAGTTGTAA
- the gatC gene encoding Asp-tRNA(Asn)/Glu-tRNA(Gln) amidotransferase subunit GatC: MENPSTARGIDVAYVARLARLRLDERERALLQGQLEDILEYVNALREVDVSGIEPMTQAIDVVNVVRGDEVEPGLDRDEVLANAPRARLGQFIVPRIIE; this comes from the coding sequence ATGGAGAACCCTTCCACCGCGCGCGGGATCGATGTGGCCTATGTCGCCCGGCTTGCCCGGCTTCGGCTGGACGAGCGCGAGCGCGCCCTGCTGCAGGGGCAACTCGAGGACATTCTCGAGTATGTAAACGCTCTGCGGGAGGTCGACGTGTCCGGGATCGAGCCTATGACCCAGGCGATCGACGTGGTGAATGTCGTTCGCGGCGATGAGGTCGAGCCCGGTTTGGATCGCGACGAGGTTCTGGCCAACGCGCCCCGGGCGCGGCTGGGTCAATTTATTGTGCCCCGGATTATCGAATGA
- the gatA gene encoding Asp-tRNA(Asn)/Glu-tRNA(Gln) amidotransferase subunit GatA produces the protein MTEREITSWSAAETARHIRAGQVSSVEVVEALLRRIERLDPKIGAYLSYDADDALRQAREADARRSRGDAAPLLGVPIGIKDVLNVRGWPCTCGSKILNGYRSLYDATAISRLRSAGAVLLGRLNMDEFAMGSSTENSAWQLTRNPWDLGRVPGGSSGGSAAAVAADLAFAALGTDTGGSIRQPAALCGCVGLKPTYGRISRYGLVAYASSLDQIGPMTKTVEDAALLLDVMSGCDPRDSTTLNQPPTSFASNLRGDLKGLTLGLPAEYFIEGMDPEVESAVRAAVDQCRSLGASIVPVSLPQTKYAIATYYIVATAEASANLARFDGVRYGLRVDGEDPIDMTERTRAAGFGPEVKRRIILGTYVLSSGYYDAYYLRALKVRRWIRSGFDDAFRVCDALLTPTSPTPAFRFGERTGDPIRMYLSDIFTVTVNLAGICAISVPCGFTSERLPIGLQVIGPALREDVILRVAHAYEQSTPWHRQRPALGEAQEGAES, from the coding sequence ATGACGGAACGGGAGATCACGTCGTGGTCGGCAGCGGAAACGGCGCGTCACATCCGGGCCGGCCAAGTCTCATCGGTGGAGGTGGTGGAGGCGCTTTTGCGCCGGATCGAAAGGCTCGACCCGAAGATCGGCGCCTATCTTTCGTATGACGCGGATGATGCGCTCCGGCAGGCGCGCGAGGCGGATGCACGGCGGTCTCGCGGCGATGCCGCGCCGCTGTTGGGCGTGCCTATTGGCATCAAGGATGTGCTCAATGTGCGCGGCTGGCCCTGCACCTGCGGGTCCAAAATTTTGAACGGATATCGGTCCCTTTATGACGCCACGGCGATTTCCCGCCTGCGTAGCGCGGGGGCGGTTCTCCTTGGCCGCCTCAACATGGATGAGTTTGCCATGGGTTCCAGCACGGAAAACTCCGCCTGGCAACTCACCCGCAATCCGTGGGACCTCGGACGCGTGCCCGGCGGGTCCAGCGGCGGATCCGCGGCGGCGGTGGCCGCGGACCTCGCGTTCGCCGCGCTCGGCACCGATACCGGCGGATCAATCCGCCAGCCCGCCGCCCTCTGCGGATGCGTGGGCCTTAAGCCGACGTATGGACGGATTTCCCGTTATGGACTGGTCGCCTATGCCTCATCGCTGGACCAAATCGGGCCGATGACCAAAACGGTGGAAGACGCGGCGCTCCTTCTCGATGTCATGTCCGGCTGCGACCCGCGGGATTCGACGACACTCAACCAACCTCCAACATCGTTTGCGTCAAACCTACGGGGGGATCTGAAGGGGCTAACCTTGGGGTTGCCCGCTGAATATTTTATCGAAGGCATGGACCCCGAGGTCGAATCGGCCGTTCGGGCGGCCGTCGACCAATGCCGCTCGCTCGGCGCATCCATAGTGCCAGTTAGCCTCCCGCAAACGAAGTATGCGATCGCGACCTATTACATCGTCGCAACCGCCGAAGCCTCGGCAAACCTTGCCCGATTTGACGGGGTGCGCTACGGGCTTCGCGTCGATGGCGAGGATCCGATCGACATGACGGAGCGAACGCGTGCCGCGGGTTTCGGGCCCGAGGTGAAGCGCCGCATCATTCTCGGGACGTATGTTCTCAGTAGCGGATACTACGATGCATATTATCTTCGGGCGCTCAAGGTCCGCCGGTGGATACGGTCCGGGTTCGACGACGCCTTCCGCGTCTGCGATGCGCTGCTGACGCCCACCTCACCCACGCCCGCCTTCAGGTTCGGCGAGCGCACGGGGGACCCAATCCGAATGTATTTGAGCGATATCTTTACCGTGACGGTGAACCTTGCCGGAATTTGCGCGATCTCAGTGCCCTGTGGCTTCACCTCGGAGCGGCTGCCGATCGGATTGCAGGTGATCGGACCGGCCCTCCGAGAGGACGTGATCCTGCGCGTAGCGCACGCCTATGAACAGTCGACGCCATGGCATCGCCAACGGCCGGCGCTTGGCGAGGCGCAGGAGGGGGCCGAATCATGA
- the gatB gene encoding Asp-tRNA(Asn)/Glu-tRNA(Gln) amidotransferase subunit GatB, with product MKWQADIGLEVHVQLRTRSKMFCGCANQFGAEPNTLVCPVCLGYPGALPVINREAVRLTVRTGLMLGATINLRSKFDRKNYFYPDQSKNYQISQFDQPLCVGGHLDFEHDGEKRRVRFTRIHLEEDVAKNIHLDGESGVDFNRAGAPLMEMVTEPDLHSPEETLAFLQALKQLLQYGGVSDCNLEQGNIRCDINCSVRPVGADKLGTKIEIKNMNTFRGVLRALQSEIPRQIRELERGRAIVQETRRWDDVAGRTESMRGKEEAHDYRYFPEPDLPPLALDPSEIEAWRADLPELPAARRARFMSDYGLPAYDAGVLVADKETADFFEETVNAGAPAKPASNWIMTELLARVADTGATIRELRLTAAQLAALIRLVENRTINGTTAKDVLNILLAEGGDPAEIVARRGLAQVTDASAIEEIVVRVLSEHAKSASDYKAGRQQAFEFLVGQVMRLSRGKANPQMVRELLKSKLS from the coding sequence ATGAAATGGCAGGCGGACATCGGGCTCGAGGTGCACGTGCAACTCCGCACGCGCTCCAAAATGTTTTGCGGCTGCGCGAACCAGTTCGGCGCCGAGCCCAATACCCTGGTATGTCCGGTCTGCCTTGGCTATCCAGGAGCTCTACCGGTCATCAATCGCGAAGCCGTCCGCCTGACCGTCAGGACGGGCCTGATGCTGGGAGCCACGATCAACCTCCGGAGCAAATTCGACCGGAAAAATTATTTTTATCCCGACCAGTCCAAAAACTACCAGATTTCCCAATTCGACCAGCCTTTGTGCGTCGGCGGCCATCTTGATTTCGAGCACGATGGCGAGAAGCGCCGCGTCCGATTTACGCGCATCCATCTCGAAGAGGACGTCGCCAAAAATATTCATCTCGATGGCGAGAGCGGCGTCGATTTCAATCGCGCCGGCGCGCCGTTGATGGAAATGGTGACGGAGCCGGATCTCCACTCACCCGAGGAAACGCTAGCCTTTCTGCAGGCGCTGAAACAGCTCCTTCAATACGGCGGTGTCAGTGATTGCAACCTCGAGCAGGGGAATATCCGATGCGACATCAATTGCAGCGTGCGCCCGGTTGGCGCCGACAAGCTCGGCACCAAAATCGAAATCAAAAATATGAATACGTTCCGAGGGGTGCTCCGCGCCCTGCAGTCGGAGATTCCCCGGCAGATCCGCGAGCTCGAGCGCGGGCGCGCGATCGTTCAGGAAACCCGGCGCTGGGATGACGTCGCCGGCCGAACCGAGTCCATGCGCGGGAAAGAAGAGGCGCACGACTATCGTTATTTCCCGGAGCCCGACTTGCCGCCTCTTGCGCTGGACCCCTCGGAAATTGAAGCGTGGCGGGCGGATCTGCCGGAATTGCCGGCGGCCCGCCGGGCCCGGTTCATGTCGGATTATGGCTTGCCGGCTTACGATGCCGGCGTACTGGTGGCCGACAAGGAAACAGCGGACTTTTTTGAGGAAACGGTGAACGCGGGCGCCCCAGCCAAACCGGCCTCCAACTGGATCATGACTGAATTGCTTGCCCGTGTGGCGGATACAGGCGCCACGATCCGCGAGCTGCGGCTGACGGCCGCCCAGTTGGCCGCGCTCATCCGGCTCGTGGAAAATCGAACCATCAACGGTACGACCGCGAAAGACGTCCTGAACATCCTGCTTGCTGAGGGCGGTGATCCGGCGGAAATCGTCGCCCGGCGGGGACTGGCACAGGTCACCGACGCCAGCGCCATCGAGGAGATCGTGGTGCGCGTCCTGTCGGAACATGCAAAGTCTGCGTCGGATTACAAGGCGGGCCGCCAGCAAGCTTTTGAATTCCTGGTGGGGCAGGTGATGCGGTTGAGCCGCGGCAAGGCCAATCCGCAAATGGTTCGGGAGCTTCTAAAGTCAAAGCTGAGCTGA